Genomic window (Ictalurus punctatus breed USDA103 chromosome 16, Coco_2.0, whole genome shotgun sequence):
GAGTAGTCTGGAGTTTTCATTAACCTCGTCTATAAAACTACGCGAAGATATTTGCCTGCAGTACATGTGAATAgtttaatatttgtattaatttaATGAAATAACGACCTTTTGgatgtattgtgtatataagtTGTGTATATATCTTGCGTTCCACCCCTTTTGTATATTCTTCTATTTCTGtgttataaatgaatgaataaataaacattttaagaataataatatttctgcataatatttctttattttctccttttttctctccattttttcccctttcctcCCCTCTTCTATTTCCTTTCTCTTTGCTTCAGAAGAATGTAAATTACAACCGAGCGTAACATTCCCACTTACGGTGTAATACTCGTATATTAGGTGTAATATTCGTGTATAAGTATGATAattgtgtgaggtgtgtgttgaAGGTTCCGTGGTGTGACCAAAACACCAAGAAAAATTCCTAATACGCGTAAATGTATATGGCGAATAAAATGCTTCTGATTCTGATACtttaaagaaaacagaaaagaaaatatacTGAGGCttgttgtgttattttccaTTTCACCTTCTAACGTCCTTGACGGTCTGTAAATACCATAACACCAATCACTAATCCAAATCCTCTTACCCAGATTAAGCTTTCCAGATTAATCGTCTTGGCAACGTATATTTACAACAGGTTAAATTTATATcctgttattttaaaatgcgacataaacagacacacacagagcacaggataaataaatcaataaatagatAAGAGGACCTTTGGTCTGGTTGGTTGGACTGATTTTAGGTTGCTTTGTGCCAGTGGGGTAAAAGCACATAACCCACCGTTCGATGACTTTAACAGCAGgaggcggaggaggaggaggaggaggaggaggaaggtgcTGTTGTTCCCTCGATATTACAGACTAGAACCTCATTTGGatctgagacagacagaaatgcaGGCTGTGTTTGTGGTTCTCCTGCTGGCCGGTGTGGGTCTGATCCATGCCGGACCTCTACCTCCGCAACCGCTCCTCCAGACCCAGGAAAACTTCGACCTGGACCGGGTAAGAACCTCTACATGGCGTCAATAAATTTcagagtattaaaaaaaaacacaaatacgaGTCAATGGTGATCAATTAATAACAATCCTTCAAACgtgttactgaataatatgaaCAGTTTGATGCTAATCTCTCAGATTTGTTGTCAgagtaaacattttatttttaaaaatatatataattagaatATTTTGTACTGTTATGCATAAATCAAATGACtaaaactgaatttatttacatGATCACAAAATATATCAATGTTAAGATAAACATAGAAATAGCTAGCAATACATAATTATGATATAAACCAAATAGTAATACATCATTAAATTACTATGCtgtaaactaaacattttaatgaattcCCCAAGATGACACGACCAAACCAAGTATGTACAGATTTAAATTATTCCTAGTTCTGCTACTCGCTAACTCGCTAGCATAATATTGTAGCCTTGAGTTTGCTGTTTGCATTCAAACTTTGCTAGTTTTCTAAAATTATTAAGAAAAGGAGCACTTTAGAAAATCAGGATGTGATTAGTACAAACAAATATTTATCATATCAAATGTTCAAGtcttgttagctagctagtaacaAAATATTGTGACTCTCATGCTAGagactagctagctaacacttGAACTGCAACACGCTTAATATTGGTAAACAATAAACTTTAAAACCTCTGTTTGTCAGAAATAACATATCCTCATACACGTTCAGTCGACTTGTGTCCTAATTAATAGCTGTAGTGATATTTATCCTTCCAGCATTGATCTATAAAGCAGAACAAACGTCCTTGATCAAAGAGCAGAAACTGTTTACACATTGGCCTGTTTACACACCAGTATTACACAATATTCATGACATTACTTTACCAAAGATATTACTTGGACAAAATCGCTCGTTTATACAaataacagacaaaaaaaaaaaaaaacaactaacacATAtgataacatatatatatatatatatatatatatatatatatatatatatatatatatatatatatatatatatatatatatatatatatatataaaatgatttgaaaatgcatcatttaaaatggttgttttgtttctaaAATGGTCACACACATTGTTTACAGACAGTTTAAACACAGGTATAGTGTCCTTCACAGCAGCATTGAGCTGCTTCAGATAAATACGTTTTTACATCTACCTtcaaatataatcattatataAGTATTTCTAAAAATCTTAATTTTTGCAATTACTGTGTAACTTCATTTATCGTATTGTGTTTGAAACAGCTTTTTCCTTTTTGAGTCGTccattatacattataaatatgaacaacaTTCCCTCAGCCCTGGACACATTCACCGCATGACTCCTGACTCGActcacaagtcacatgttcaaaaGGAAGGTGCATCATCTGAATTTCCGGAAGATcctgagaagaagaaaatttttttttttctttctttctttctttgttctttATATTTAAGATGGTGTGATACTGACTGATGGGGTCAATTTGAAATGTACAACACTGTTACCCAAATTATTGattgtaaaatacatttaaatattaattaaataaatgaaattcaaattaaaatattagaatggCGTTCAGGTTATTAGCATAGATGCTAGTTAAGGAAATTTTGCATATTTGCTAAAATCTGTGCTAAAGACGCAACCCTGTTACTTTCAACTCTCATTTAAGAGAAAGGAAAGTGTTCTTCCATTTAATATGttggcacgcacacacacaaacacacacacacacacacacacacacacacacacgtgtcagCCATGTTGTTTTGTGGGCAGTTCTTGGGGAAGTGGTATGACGTCGCCTCAGCCTCCAACTGCCCCTGGAGGATGAAACACAAAGGAGAATCTCCGATCGGATCTCTGGAGCTGCAGCGTAGCGACTCTCCAAACTCCCTGAACATGACCCGCATCATgtccaggtacacacacacacacaaaaaacacacacacacacacacacacacaaaacacataaGTGTCTTATTTCTCCTATACCACAGAAATctgccaacaattacattttgatCCATATtttctatccatttatagttacatttaatgttgtgtcaTGTTACTGAAAGCTCGTCATGTTTCCAAAAAACcacaaagaagtgtaaactctgtgctgAAGATTTGGGAAATCTTACAGTttcagcttcacctctgactgttacacagcgctgacactggagactccttcctcatTTATTCTATTTAAAGAActcttcaccatatcagtgattacgtatgtttgtttatctgtttatgcaGCGCTTCCTGTGAacaagccgttactatagaaacgataaggtagcagagcgagtgcattaatataaacctgtgctactGTCACAGCCgtgttatagagaactaatcaccaccttctgaccaaaaaCAGTCCAGAATGTGGTGTAAAGCTGTGTAAAAGGTGTTGTGTGGATTTTATTGCTAGGCATGGTGTGTGTAAGAAGATCACTGGGAACTATGTGAAGACTGAAACTCCAGGAAGATTCTACTACCACAGTGTCAGTGAGTAAAAATGCTAAACTCATGATCACAACTTAAAATGGAATGAAATCTATGAGCTCTAATATAATCTCTGGCTGTGTTTCTGTACAGAATGGTCAGCGGATGTGGACGCCTACGTGGTGCACACGAACTACGACGAGTATGCGCTGGTGGTGATGTTCAAAGAGCGGCGTGGAGGAAACAAGACCACCTCGGTCAAACTGTACGGTGAGGAATCGCTGATCGTTTACGGCTTTATTAAAGTAAAAGTCAGCAGGAGTCTTTGATTAAGATCTTCAAGTCAGCTTGTTGAGTCGGTTCTTTGAGCCAGCTCTTTTAGTCATCTTTTTGAGTTGGAGTTGATTCAGCTTTTAAAGTCATCTTTTTGAGTCAGCTCTGATTCAGCTCTTTATCTCAACCCTTTGAGTCACTACTTTTGAGTCAGCTTTTTTAGTGAgtgatattttttaattgaCTCTGATTCAGCTTTTCAAGTCGGATCTTTGAGTCAGCTTTTTCTTTAAGTCAGCTTTTAAGCCGCCACTCTGAGTCAGCCATGATTCAGCTCTTTAAGTCAGCTCTTTGAGTCACCACTCTGAGTCAGTTCTTTTAGTAATCTCTGAGCTGGCGCTAATTCAGCTTTTAAAGTCAGCTCTTTGAGTCAGCTTATTGAGTCAGCTCTCTTTAAGTCAGCCCTTTGACTTAAGCCCTTAAACAACTCTGAGTCAGATCTTTTAGTGATATCTTTGAATCACCTCTAATTCAGCTTTTCAAGTCAGCTCTTTGATTCAGCTCTTTCTTTAAGTCAGATTTTCAATTCAGCTTTTTGAGTCGGTTCTTTGAGTCAGCTCTTTTCGTCATTTTAGTGAGCTGGCTCTGATTCAGCTTTTCAAGTCAGCTCTTTGAGTCAGCTCTTTCTTTAAGTTAGCTCTTTAAGCCACCACTTTGAAGCACCACTTTGAGTCAGCTCTTTGAGTCACCACTCTGAGTCAGTTCTTTTAGTCATCTCTGATCTGGGGTTAATTCAGCATTTAAAGTCAGCTCTTTGAGTCAGCTTTTTGAGTCAGCTCTGATTCAGCTCTTTAAGTCAACCCTTTGAGTAAACGACTCTGAGTCAGCTCTTTTAGTGATATCTTTGAATCGACTCTGAATCAGCTTTTCAAGTCAGAGCTTTTTCTTTAATTCAGATCTTCAAGTCAACTTTTTGAATCGGTTCTTTGAGTTGACTCATCGAGTCAAATATATGAGTTGGCTCTGATTCAGCTTTTCAAGTTAGTCTTTTTGAGTGAGCTCTTTGAGTCACCTGTTTTAGTGATATCTTTGAATCAACTCTGATTCAGTTCTTTAATTCAGCTCTTTGAGTCAGCTCTTTCTTTAATTCAGCTATTTTAGGTGAATATTGAGAACAGACTCCCATATATGAACATCTGAACATCTGAACATCTTTCTAGATGTACACAATgctgttattcattcattcattcattcattcattcatcttcagtaaccgtgTTATGCTACATTCACAACAGCAAGCAGCAAAATGACGGGCAAGTGTTAATTTTGTACATGTGTGACGAAGTGCCAGTGGGAAACATGAGGAAAGATTGAGATTTTCTGGTTGCTTCCCCCAACAGGTCGTAAGAAGGAACTGCGTCCTACGCTGCTGCAGGACTTTAGGACCCTGGTGGCTGAGCAGGGAATGAGCGCGGATACCATTTCTATTAAACAGAACAAAGGTATAAAACTATACAATTCCCATCAGAGAGGGTTTGATAATATCACAATAATTCTAGTGTCGTCCAGTGTAGTCGAGGGCAAACTTTCGGGGGGAGATGGGggtgggtttttaaaaaaaaagaaagcataatGTACCTATTTTTACAGTTCATCTGCAATAAAACTAATTTTAAGGCggtataaatgaaatgtggatgAATCCTTCAACACGACATCATCATCAGGAACATATTATACAAAGACATTTGACCTAAAGAAGACAGGAAGTATGTGTGAGGGTTTAAGGTAAGGTGAGAATGACACCTGTTATAAAGGTAAAGAGTGGACATGGAGGATTTTAGAGATTAGTTATAGCACATTTAGAAAGTGCAGCACACGAATTGTTGTTGCTGTGAATTAAAATGTTCTTTGTCATCCTGATTTTGTGCTAAGGGTGTGCAGAATTTTGCACTTGAGTGCATGCGTGTCTTCCTGGCTTTGCTGAGGAGACACATTTCGTCCTCTagtgttatttttaattatttaaaacatttcattccTTTAACAAAGCTTACTTTACTTCCTATAGGGGAAATGTTTTAGGGTATTTATTTAAGGTGGTCAGATCTAATACTTTCTCTgtctccttttttccccccttcctcTTTAGAAGATTGTGTTCCAGGAGAAATAACAACTCCACAAACTGAGGTtcaggtatttaaaaaaaaaaaatcaattaattttccataatttCTGTCCTATTGATTACTTAGgctaatttttttcattattcccATAATGCTCTGCATGTCACGTGGCTATGGAACGGTCCAGAAGAGAACAAGACGATCTGCGGTGCTGCCTCCACCTGAGGAAGGTTCTGGAGACGACACACACATCTTCAGAGGACAAGgtgagtgaacacacacacacacacatatacatacacatatacatacacacacgtgcacacacacacacacacatacacaaaagtATATGTAAAGGGAATTAGACCGGCTGATTTGATTGGACGCTCTGACAGCTGACATTCTATTGATGTTTAAAATCCAAATTcaaccttctttctttttcttctgagTGAAATCACTTTCTAATGCacctctgtatgtgtgtgtgtgtgtgtgtggttgtacatgtgtgtgtgtgtgtgtgtatagagtccTGTACAGGTGCCCCAGACCCTGGTCCGTGTTTCGGGATCTTCCCCCGCTACCACTACAACTCCTCCATCATGACGTGTCAGATATTTCAGTACGGAGGCTGTATGGGCAACCAGAACAACTTCCACACTGAGAAGGAGTGTCTGCAGACCTGCCGCActgagggtgtgtgtgcgtgtgtgtgtgtgtgtgtggtaaaataCTAACGGGTGATGTGATGAagaagagttactgttaccacgcTGAAGTAGCAGCAGCTCACCAACagttacatttctttatttattaaagaataacacacGATGCTTTTCagcagtttatagttacattttatgtcggtgaaacaagtcagttcttgttctcgcttacgttatagcagctataaacactcgttccctcaccagccctctcttttttctttccgttactatagaaacgattacGTATTCAAACGAGCGCATTAATTAATATGcacctgcactactgtcagagctgctgttctagaaaactaatcaccacctgctgaccaatcagattcgcgCGTTCTCTCACCTGTCCAGCTGTATGTCGGCTCCAGATAGACGTCGGTCCCTGCAAAAAGTTGCTGCAGTTCTGGGCTTTCGACTCGACCTGTGGAAAGTGTGTGTCCTTCAACTACGGAGGTTGTCAAGGCAACGGCAACCGCTTCTACTCACAGAAAGAGTGTGAGGAGTACTGCGGCGTGAGCAAAgatggtaaacacacacacacatacacacacacacacacacacttatacacacacatcaattttatgaataaataaataaacatgtacagtatatgtatagcTGAGTTAAATTACATTCACCTTCATTTATTGATGTTTTCCTGAAGATTACAGCAACTGTCTCTTTCGTGACGTGCTCAAAAGTATACGCCCCCTAACACGTTTGAGTTTGTACATCAttaatgtgtttaattatttaaaccagTCATATGTTCACTTTGTTAAAGTCTTAGTTAGCTATTAAAGTTATAAATAAAACCCTCAGTTGTCGAGTTAAGAATCAGGGAATCAGCTCTGGAGAAGGAGATAATGGGGATAAAAAACATGACGTTTATCTACATTAATATCACATTCAACAATTTAGACTGTTTTACTAATGATATAATGTATCTAAACACACTGTTTTGTGTTACTCGTGATAATGAAGGAAGATTCGTTAAAGTTTTGGACTCAACTctatatgtaatgtaatgtacctTAGTTGCTTAAAAATACTGCATGTTTATACTAAATTATATTGTGCGTTTCTTATATTTCAGGCGATGAGGAGTTCCTCAAGGTGAACTAAAGAcgaatgtgggggaaaaaaatcagtaaataaaataccgAACAGCTTTTTAACAGAGTTTATTGTTCCTTTAATGTAGAAATAATACAGAATAAACAGACTCAGGATCACCGCTGGTTTATTTAGAGATCAATTCTGCGTAGATGTAGAAGCTTTTGCGAAGATTTCCttggaaataaaatattaaatattaaaatgtgctGGAGATCGACTCAAACAATTTCACACACTGTTAACACGCTGCATGAGAGATGatattaaaacatgttaaaggTGTTATAAGTTAGGTGTTAACACACAGAGAAGCTACGCAGCTACACGTGTTTGatgaattgaaataaataaaatacaacaaagaaacaaacaaacaaactaaaacatTTTGGGTGTTTCTATAtgttgaataaaataaagattttttccCTTATAGTGTTTAACATTGCAATGATTTGGGGGCGGGGCTATGTATGATCTTGCATAGTGATGTCATGTAACACGCTCACTGGTTTCAGCCTATCATGCCTGATATGCAAAAGATTAGAGGATGACACTGGTGACTATGGAAATTTTTAGCTGAAGTATCTAGCTAGCAAGTTAGCAACCAAACTATTTTTGctgttattaaataaatcatCGAGACATTGAGGATGTGAATTGGGACTGAAATCCTACTGATAAATGTGAACTAGCTTATAAGCAGTTAGCTAACTGACTAGCTAACTTAGAAATGTTACTAGGTTATAGAGGATATTGATAcgtttctaatttgcatattcatgtatattcatAAATACAGCCATTTTAATGAAGGTGAAGGTGTAGTGATGTTCCTctgctataaaataaataaataaataaataaaaacactaaacagtttattattgtgcattaatttgttttaatattttaaaatgtcgtTAATGTTCTGACATGTAATTTCGGCTCTGTCCATTGGGGGTCAGTGTTGTCTGACTCCATGATTCCACCTCACAGCTCAGTGTGTTAATATCTGAGGTCAGGGTTTGGATTAAGGAGACTGGTCTGAGATCAGGGCAGAGCAAGGAGGTTCTGCCTCGAGCGGCGGCGTTCCTGTTCCGGCTTCCTGTCCCGCAGATTCCCAGCGTTCCCGACCCGCGATACTGGAGAGAGAATGCTGGGAATATCCGGAGAGGAAAAAGGAACTGACGGCTTTCTGTGACCTTCCGGTCAAGGCCATATCACCTGCtcgcccacacacactcacacactcatacacactcgcacaaaGCGAAATAGGAGAACGACAGACGCCAATAAACCTTAGTTCAAACACGTACGCAGGTTTAGAGACCGCTtcaaaaatgtacagaaatatTCCAAACATATTCGGCGTTTCATCGGAATTCCTTTTGCATGAACTTGGATAAGGATATGGTTCTTGCCGTGCGCATTAGAACGGAAAATTAGGACAAGCACCAGCTCAAAGTTCCAATAACTTCATTTTTCCTAGAAGGATTCCAGATTCCCATTttaacagggtgccaatacattattcatttataacatCTGGATGTAGCTGCATGACCTCATGTGAAGCTTGTTAGTGTGATGTCACAAATCATTCTTAACAGCTTGAACCAATCACGTTTGACATGCAAAGTTTTAGTGGATGACCACATGGTAATGTAACACTTTCcgtaactagctagctaagtaGTTATCAGCCTCAACGTGTAGCTGAAAACTGGCGCATTATTTGTGGACAACTGGAATCACATATACAATTTGGAATGACGACGCCCCTCCCCCCATCCCCCAGGCCACACCCCTAAAATTAAACGGCGGATAATACAGGTCCATTTTGAACttaaatttgtaaatatttcttctAATTTGCTAGCAGAGAAAGTTATCCGTGTTTAGAAACGTTTCAGAAGGGTTAGGAGCTAACGTTAAAATAACATTCTTGCAACGTCTTACAATTCTAACATTCTTAGAATAATGCTCACACAAGGTAAAGTGACAGGAAGGTTATAGCAGCGTTGTTATACCAGGAACGTTTATAAACGTTATGCAGAAGCTTTCTCACAAAACCTGACAGATTTAAATGTTCTTTTAGAGTCACCAGGTAACGTTCAGAAAACGTTCTTCTAACTTTAAACTGCTGGTGAGATACATCACGCTCGTAGCCTCAGTGCAGAACAAACATCGCACTCTGAACATCTCAGCTAATCGAGAACATTTGGAGACAGGAGGATatgttttacatttcatttttagcCAAACTGTTTCTTTAAATCCATGAATTTTTTTCCgcatgaatatattttattttaatattttattatcatGAGGTTTGTAATGTTCTGACAGACCAAACATTATACATTTGGGATTTTCTGGAGAATGTTGGATCGGGATCTTGGGTTTTAGAATGAATCCTGATATGCAAGTTagtgagagattgtgtgtgcgtgtgtgtgtgtgtgtgtgtgtgtgtgtgtgtgtgtgtgtttggatgaaGCTGCTGCTGGATGAAGCTCATGCAAATGTTTTAATGCAGTCAGAAACCAGAGCGCTGCGGTCTgggtaaatgaaacaaaagtgtgtgtgtgtgtgtgtgtttgtgtgtgtaaaacttgGATGGGGTTAGTGGTATGGGAAGAGttctagtgtgtaaatatgtagtgtgtgtata
Coding sequences:
- the ambp gene encoding protein AMBP → MQAVFVVLLLAGVGLIHAGPLPPQPLLQTQENFDLDRFLGKWYDVASASNCPWRMKHKGESPIGSLELQRSDSPNSLNMTRIMSRHGVCKKITGNYVKTETPGRFYYHSVKWSADVDAYVVHTNYDEYALVVMFKERRGGNKTTSVKLYGRKKELRPTLLQDFRTLVAEQGMSADTISIKQNKEDCVPGEITTPQTEVQKRTRRSAVLPPPEEGSGDDTHIFRGQESCTGAPDPGPCFGIFPRYHYNSSIMTCQIFQYGGCMGNQNNFHTEKECLQTCRTEAVCRLQIDVGPCKKLLQFWAFDSTCGKCVSFNYGGCQGNGNRFYSQKECEEYCGVSKDGDEEFLKVN